One Fusobacterium ulcerans DNA segment encodes these proteins:
- a CDS encoding DNA-3-methyladenine glycosylase 2 family protein, translating to MLKDKKYAWYMAFKAKDVRFDGRFFVGVSSTKVYCRPVCRAKMPKFENCTFYSTAAEAEQAGYRPCLICRPELAPGTSVTDATASLLQRAVKTLEKECGNGDSIEETASHLGCTSRHLRRAFATEYNVTPTQYLQTCRLLLAKSLLTDTNLSVLEVAISSGFGSLRRFNDVFKKQYKLVPTALRKQGGNKKKQTDEITLALGYRPPYQWEHILNFLALRAIPGVETVKEGKYYRTVHFLNGEKHIYSWIQAENQPEKNTIAVTMPAELLPVLSQVLAKVRNLFDLSCDPYAVYEGLMKMNNIQPNICTLGIRVPGCFDPFEMSVRAVLGQQITIKAAKTLAARITEKFGVTIETGIEGLTHIFPEPEDIYKLKDKITDSLGELGIIKTRAKTILELASAFVNKEIDFNFCIHPEEEIKKLMKISGIGNWTAQYIAMRAMGLTDAFLETDYGVKKALPSYTPKEILTLAEAWRPWRSYAVVNLWNSL from the coding sequence ATGCTGAAAGATAAAAAATATGCATGGTATATGGCATTTAAAGCAAAAGATGTCAGGTTTGATGGACGTTTTTTTGTAGGCGTATCATCTACAAAGGTATATTGCCGTCCAGTATGTAGAGCAAAAATGCCAAAGTTTGAAAATTGTACTTTTTATTCAACAGCAGCAGAAGCAGAACAGGCGGGATATCGTCCATGTCTGATATGCAGACCTGAGCTTGCACCAGGAACTTCTGTTACAGATGCAACAGCTTCTCTTTTACAGCGAGCAGTAAAAACATTAGAAAAAGAATGTGGAAATGGAGACAGTATAGAGGAAACTGCCAGTCATCTTGGATGTACATCTCGTCATCTTCGGAGGGCATTTGCAACAGAATATAATGTGACACCAACACAATATTTACAAACCTGTAGGCTGCTTCTTGCAAAAAGTCTGCTTACTGATACAAATTTGTCGGTTCTTGAAGTTGCAATATCTTCTGGCTTCGGTAGTTTAAGACGTTTTAATGATGTCTTTAAAAAACAATATAAGCTTGTGCCTACAGCCTTACGAAAACAAGGAGGAAATAAAAAGAAACAAACAGATGAAATAACTTTAGCATTAGGATATCGCCCTCCTTATCAATGGGAACATATATTAAATTTTCTTGCTTTACGTGCTATTCCTGGAGTTGAAACAGTAAAAGAGGGAAAATATTATCGCACTGTACATTTTCTAAATGGAGAAAAACATATATACAGCTGGATACAGGCAGAAAATCAACCAGAGAAAAATACTATAGCAGTTACAATGCCAGCTGAACTTCTACCTGTGCTGTCACAAGTACTAGCTAAAGTTAGGAATTTATTTGATTTATCCTGTGATCCATATGCAGTATATGAAGGACTGATGAAAATGAATAATATACAGCCTAATATCTGTACCTTAGGCATTCGTGTTCCTGGATGTTTCGATCCTTTTGAAATGTCAGTGAGAGCAGTTTTAGGGCAGCAAATTACTATAAAGGCAGCAAAAACACTGGCAGCAAGAATTACAGAAAAATTTGGTGTAACTATTGAAACTGGAATAGAAGGATTGACTCATATTTTTCCAGAACCAGAGGATATTTATAAGTTGAAAGATAAAATTACTGATTCTCTTGGAGAATTAGGAATAATTAAAACAAGAGCAAAAACAATTTTAGAACTTGCTTCAGCATTTGTAAATAAGGAGATAGATTTTAATTTTTGTATTCATCCAGAAGAGGAAATAAAAAAATTGATGAAGATTTCAGGAATAGGAAACTGGACAGCACAATATATTGCTATGCGTGCTATGGGATTGACTGATGCATTTTTAGAGACAGATTATGG
- a CDS encoding pyridoxamine 5'-phosphate oxidase family protein, which translates to MNKYEEAMKLLEKQVGNKDGLITLSTISLETGIDGRSKPASRIVDAYYEDGAFYIVTYATSNKMLELLKNPEVAICVIVENFTADGIGENLGWVCDEKNVEMMTKLREIFAAWYNEANNDEDSNTCLLRISLTKGLWNDPHAEVRTEIDFINKIVN; encoded by the coding sequence ATGAATAAATATGAGGAAGCTATGAAATTATTAGAGAAGCAAGTAGGGAATAAAGATGGATTAATAACTCTTTCTACTATTTCGTTAGAAACAGGAATTGATGGAAGAAGTAAACCTGCTTCTCGTATTGTAGATGCATACTATGAAGATGGAGCTTTTTATATTGTTACTTATGCAACTTCAAATAAGATGTTGGAATTATTAAAAAATCCTGAAGTAGCCATTTGTGTCATTGTAGAAAACTTTACAGCTGATGGTATTGGAGAAAACTTAGGCTGGGTATGTGATGAAAAAAATGTAGAAATGATGACAAAGCTGAGAGAAATATTTGCTGCTTGGTATAATGAAGCAAATAATGATGAAGATTCAAATACATGTTTATTGCGTATTTCTTTAACAAAAGGATTATGGAATGACCCTCATGCAGAAGTTAGAACTGAAATTGATTTTATTAATAAAATAGTTAATTAA
- the hutX gene encoding heme utilization cystosolic carrier protein HutX codes for MREKIEEILKTEEGVSLAKISKDLGISFIEVLRQAPAPTVRKYDVSKLDELFDILRSWEKVFLLVVTPSFVLEIKDKFPKGFYSHGFLNFHDETSSIGGHLSASKIKEIFVVEDMMYGRKSCSIKFYGEDEKEIFAIYVPRDEKKELIKECLESFNKL; via the coding sequence ATGAGAGAAAAAATTGAAGAAATATTGAAAACTGAAGAAGGAGTATCTTTAGCCAAAATTTCTAAAGACTTGGGGATATCATTTATAGAAGTATTGAGACAGGCACCAGCACCAACTGTAAGAAAATATGATGTATCAAAACTAGATGAACTTTTTGATATATTAAGAAGTTGGGAAAAAGTATTTTTATTAGTTGTAACACCTAGTTTTGTTTTAGAAATAAAAGATAAATTTCCAAAGGGGTTCTATTCTCATGGATTTTTAAATTTTCATGATGAAACCTCTTCAATAGGTGGACATTTATCAGCTTCTAAGATAAAAGAAATATTTGTTGTAGAAGATATGATGTATGGAAGAAAAAGCTGTTCAATTAAATTTTATGGAGAAGATGAGAAAGAGATATTTGCCATTTATGTTCCTAGAGATGAAAAGAAAGAGCTTATAAAAGAATGTTTAGAAAGCTTTAATAAACTATAA
- a CDS encoding DUF5131 family protein — MSEIWNPWHGCYKKSEGCLNCYMYYLDAQRGQRSDVIYKVKNNFNFPLKKDRKGNYKIKKGTLLYTCMTSDFFLEEADEWRKEIWDMIRIRTDVIFWILTKRPERIEEALPSDWGEGWDNVCINVTVENQKRADERIPILLELPFKYKGVVAAPILGSINIEKYLKTGIINDVSASGENYAGARSCDYDWIKNLYEQCSLYDTTFNFFETGEYFIKNGKKYHIPKKLQKEQAEKSGLNYRGKKSSIILKEIEKDEQMQLFNIKNN, encoded by the coding sequence ATGAGTGAAATATGGAATCCCTGGCATGGCTGTTATAAGAAAAGTGAAGGTTGCTTAAACTGCTATATGTACTATCTGGATGCTCAGAGAGGACAGAGGAGCGATGTAATATATAAAGTAAAAAATAATTTTAACTTTCCCTTGAAAAAAGATAGAAAAGGAAACTATAAGATAAAGAAAGGAACTCTTCTCTATACATGTATGACTTCAGATTTTTTTCTTGAGGAAGCTGATGAATGGAGAAAAGAGATATGGGATATGATTAGGATCCGAACTGATGTGATTTTCTGGATACTTACAAAAAGACCTGAACGAATAGAAGAGGCCCTTCCATCTGACTGGGGAGAGGGGTGGGACAATGTATGTATCAATGTTACAGTGGAAAATCAAAAAAGAGCAGATGAGAGGATACCTATTCTTTTGGAACTTCCTTTTAAATATAAAGGAGTGGTAGCAGCTCCTATTTTAGGAAGTATAAATATAGAAAAATATCTAAAAACTGGGATAATAAATGATGTAAGTGCTAGTGGAGAAAATTATGCTGGAGCCAGGTCTTGTGACTATGATTGGATAAAAAATCTTTATGAACAGTGTAGCTTATATGATACAACTTTTAATTTTTTTGAAACAGGAGAATATTTTATAAAAAATGGAAAAAAATATCATATACCTAAAAAATTACAAAAGGAACAGGCAGAAAAATCAGGATTAAATTATAGAGGAAAGAAGTCTTCAATAATACTTAAAGAAATAGAGAAAGATGAACAGATGCAGCTTTTTAATATTAAAAATAATTAA
- a CDS encoding glycosyltransferase family 9 protein: MKILIIRFKQIGDAVLSSVICNTLKKSFPDAEIDYVVYEHIAPLFKNHPYIDNVISITKEEQKNFFKYIIKVWKVTRKKYDIIIDIMSTPKSEFFTLFSLKSKYRIGRRKMYRGFTYTHKISEPIDSKDKVDKFLKMLDPLAENYKILYDNNYVIQIEEKEKEYMRKKMEESGINFSNPIFICAINSRRSEKVYPLNKMECVIKKVIEELNPQIILFYSPSEKEFAKNFHSRLADSKNIFSNIETASIRELAMLISNCDIFFGNEGGPRHIAQSLDIPSFAIFSSKSSKKEWLANPSKKHQGVEPRDIYPECHLLSYKDCYSLIKPDYVVDKIKELYLQYCRSM, encoded by the coding sequence ATGAAAATACTTATAATACGTTTTAAACAAATAGGAGATGCTGTTTTAAGTTCAGTTATATGTAACACCCTTAAAAAGAGTTTTCCTGATGCTGAAATTGATTATGTAGTATATGAGCATATTGCTCCTTTATTTAAAAATCATCCATATATTGATAATGTTATTTCAATAACTAAAGAAGAACAGAAAAACTTTTTTAAATATATAATCAAAGTATGGAAAGTAACAAGAAAAAAATATGACATAATAATAGATATAATGTCTACTCCCAAAAGTGAATTTTTTACTTTGTTTTCTTTAAAAAGTAAATATAGAATAGGGAGAAGAAAAATGTATAGAGGTTTTACATATACTCATAAAATTTCTGAACCTATTGATTCAAAAGATAAAGTTGATAAATTTTTAAAAATGCTGGATCCATTAGCAGAAAATTATAAAATTTTATATGATAATAATTATGTAATCCAGATAGAGGAAAAAGAAAAGGAATATATGAGAAAAAAAATGGAAGAATCAGGAATAAATTTTTCTAATCCAATCTTTATATGTGCTATAAATTCAAGGCGTTCAGAAAAAGTTTATCCTCTTAATAAAATGGAATGTGTTATTAAAAAAGTAATAGAAGAACTGAATCCACAAATTATATTATTTTATTCTCCATCAGAGAAAGAGTTTGCCAAAAACTTTCATTCTAGATTAGCTGACAGCAAAAATATCTTTTCAAATATAGAAACTGCTTCAATAAGAGAACTAGCAATGCTTATCTCAAATTGTGACATATTTTTTGGAAACGAAGGTGGGCCAAGACATATAGCCCAAAGTTTAGATATTCCAAGTTTTGCTATCTTTAGTTCTAAAAGCAGTAAAAAAGAGTGGCTGGCTAATCCAAGTAAAAAACATCAAGGTGTAGAACCTAGAGACATTTATCCAGAGTGTCATCTTCTAAGTTATAAAGATTGTTATTCGTTAATTAAGCCAGACTATGTTGTTGACAAAATTAAAGAACTATATTTACAATACTGTAGAAGTATGTAA
- a CDS encoding VirK/YbjX family protein gives MQLSFTIQILQLYFNIIKNGKGKGEINTLKKQIKFIFRTIVYLPSSLKVGEFILKHKELKDNIFNYPMLVSKVHRPYLIKGLNSHEKAESIIESYNFIDDFFPAKLSHELYEKGKLLLSSFSVKDDSFFKIYLCIYTNFDKEGEINIKLADSYENIIGTLTFGIIKQKEKKTILIGGLQGASKELNEEYIKNCTKNMYGLFPKKLLFEVLCFLEKTLKTNFMKAATGNFTHIYTSERYTSRRKILSDYDSFWKSLNAFQEKNKLWYFTESIKRKSLEEIPSKKRNQYQKRYRLLDNIERDILNKFKGEDNENTYNTF, from the coding sequence TTGCAGCTTAGTTTTACTATACAAATATTACAGCTATATTTTAATATTATAAAAAATGGAAAAGGTAAGGGGGAGATAAATACATTAAAAAAGCAAATAAAATTTATTTTTAGGACAATAGTTTATCTTCCTTCTTCTTTGAAAGTAGGAGAATTTATACTAAAGCATAAAGAATTAAAAGATAATATTTTTAATTATCCAATGTTGGTTAGTAAGGTGCATCGCCCATATTTGATTAAAGGTCTAAATTCACATGAAAAAGCAGAGAGTATTATAGAAAGTTATAATTTTATAGATGATTTTTTTCCTGCTAAATTGAGCCATGAATTATATGAAAAAGGAAAACTTTTGTTAAGTAGTTTTTCTGTCAAAGATGACTCTTTCTTTAAAATATACCTTTGTATATATACCAATTTTGATAAAGAAGGAGAAATTAATATAAAATTAGCAGATTCATATGAAAATATAATTGGAACTCTAACTTTTGGTATTATAAAACAGAAAGAGAAAAAGACAATCTTGATTGGGGGATTACAAGGAGCTTCAAAAGAACTGAATGAAGAATATATAAAAAACTGTACTAAAAATATGTATGGTTTATTTCCTAAAAAGCTTTTATTTGAAGTTCTTTGTTTTTTAGAGAAAACTCTAAAAACTAATTTTATGAAAGCAGCAACAGGTAATTTTACTCATATATATACATCTGAAAGATATACTTCAAGAAGAAAAATTCTCTCTGATTATGATTCGTTTTGGAAATCATTAAATGCTTTTCAAGAAAAAAATAAACTGTGGTATTTTACTGAATCTATAAAAAGAAAATCTCTGGAAGAAATACCAAGTAAAAAAAGAAATCAATATCAAAAAAGATATAGGCTTCTTGACAATATTGAAAGAGATATTTTGAATAAATTTAAAGGAGAAGATAATGAAAATACTTATAATACGTTTTAA
- a CDS encoding outer membrane beta-barrel protein, translated as MKISKTLLGVTGIMFISSQVFAEKDDTNVYLRLGGSVYEKYKTYNDKGYQIGDKNAEAAVVSFAVEVTKEISEEFEIGIGIGAQYFDKSLTDTRRYSGNKVSLEQQMPDYKSVPIYLVTKYNFDRIGNWRPYLKWNIGYSFNKFKDDFKGKMTDINTGLKKDYSHKVKADNGVYLGMGGGVEYKNFLIDLMYEINKFKIKIDGESDKRDYDSQRITLSIGYRFNF; from the coding sequence ATGAAAATCAGTAAAACTTTATTAGGGGTAACAGGAATTATGTTTATAAGCAGTCAAGTTTTTGCAGAAAAAGATGATACTAATGTATATTTAAGATTAGGAGGAAGTGTATATGAAAAATATAAAACTTATAATGACAAAGGATATCAAATAGGAGATAAAAATGCTGAAGCTGCTGTAGTAAGTTTTGCAGTAGAAGTCACAAAGGAAATTTCAGAAGAATTTGAAATAGGAATAGGGATAGGAGCACAGTATTTTGATAAGTCACTGACAGATACAAGACGTTATTCTGGAAACAAAGTGTCCCTAGAACAACAAATGCCAGATTATAAATCAGTACCAATTTATTTAGTGACAAAATATAATTTTGATAGAATTGGAAACTGGAGACCATATTTAAAATGGAATATTGGGTACTCTTTCAATAAATTTAAAGATGATTTCAAAGGAAAAATGACAGATATAAATACAGGATTAAAAAAAGATTACTCACATAAAGTAAAAGCAGATAATGGAGTTTATTTAGGAATGGGAGGAGGAGTAGAATATAAAAATTTTCTAATAGATTTAATGTATGAAATAAATAAATTCAAGATAAAAATAGATGGAGAATCAGATAAAAGAGATTATGATTCACAAAGAATTACATTATCAATAGGATATAGATTTAATTTTTAA